From the genome of Phytohabitans rumicis, one region includes:
- a CDS encoding alpha/beta fold hydrolase, protein MVRENPTVVLVHGAFADSSGFNVITKRLVADGFPVIAAPNPLRGLASDAAQVKALLANIEGPIVLVGHSYGGAVISAAATGNREVKALVYLAAFVPEAGESAQALVEKFPGSTVGESLKPVPLPGGQVDLYIDPRVFHPHFAADVPAEEAALFAITQRPATGQALGEPATGPQAWQTIPNYNLISGADRIIPPAAQEFMAQRSGAQVQMVEGASHMVFVSRPGATVGLIEKAANENAHSL, encoded by the coding sequence ATGGTACGAGAGAATCCGACGGTCGTGCTCGTGCACGGAGCCTTCGCCGACAGCAGCGGTTTCAACGTGATCACCAAGCGGCTGGTCGCCGACGGTTTTCCGGTGATCGCGGCGCCGAACCCGCTCCGCGGGCTCGCCTCCGACGCGGCGCAGGTCAAGGCATTGCTGGCCAACATCGAGGGACCGATCGTCCTGGTCGGTCATTCGTACGGTGGCGCCGTTATCTCCGCCGCCGCCACCGGAAACCGTGAGGTGAAGGCGCTGGTCTACCTGGCGGCCTTCGTGCCGGAGGCCGGCGAGAGCGCGCAGGCACTGGTCGAGAAGTTCCCGGGCAGTACCGTGGGCGAGTCCCTGAAACCCGTTCCGCTGCCCGGCGGACAGGTCGATCTTTACATCGACCCCCGGGTGTTCCATCCCCATTTCGCGGCCGACGTGCCCGCGGAGGAAGCCGCCCTCTTCGCCATCACCCAACGTCCGGCCACCGGCCAAGCGCTCGGCGAGCCGGCCACCGGACCGCAGGCGTGGCAGACGATCCCGAACTACAACCTGATCAGCGGCGCCGACCGGATCATCCCGCCGGCGGCCCAGGAGTTCATGGCCCAGCGGTCCGGCGCGCAGGTCCAGATGGTCGAGGGCGCCTCGCACATGGTGTTCGTCTCTCGCCCCGGCGCGACGGTGGGCCTCATCGAGAAGGCGGCGAACGAAAATGCTCACAGCCTGTGA